The following coding sequences are from one Canis lupus dingo isolate Sandy chromosome 21, ASM325472v2, whole genome shotgun sequence window:
- the LOC112667490 gene encoding olfactory receptor 52I2-like, whose amino-acid sequence MLGIPYNHTMETPATFFLVGIPGLQSSHLWLAISLSATYIISLLGNTLIMTVIWMDFTLQEPMYCFLYVLAAVDIVMASSVVPKMVSIFFSGDGSISFNACFTQMYFVHAATSVETGLLLAMAFDRYIAICKPLHYKRILTPKLMLVMSVAITIRAVIFMTPLSWMLSHLPFCGSNVVLHSYCEHIAVAKLACADPMPSSLYSVIGSSIIVGSDVALIAASYHLILRAVCGLASKNAQLKALSTCGSHVGVMALYYLPGMASIYVAWLGRDTVPLHTQVLLADLYLIIPPTLNPIIYGLRTKQIRKRTWNLLMNCLFDHSKLGS is encoded by the coding sequence ATGTTGGGGATACCTTATAACCACACAATGGAAACCCCTGCCACCTTCTTCCTTGTGGGTATCCCAGGTTTGCAGTCTTCACATCTTTGGCTGGCTATTTCACTGAGTGCAACGTATATCATATCTCTGTTAGGAAACACACTCATAATGACTGTTATCTGGATGGATTTCACTCTACAAGAGCCCATGTATTGCTTTCTGTATGTTTTGGCTGCCGTTGACATTGTTATGGCCTCCTCTGTTGTACCCAAGATGGTAAGCATCTTCTTCTCAGGAGATGGCTCCATCAGCTTTAATGCTTGTTTCACTCAGATGTATTTTGTCCATGCAGCTACATCTGTGGAGACGGGGCTACTGCTAGCCATGGCTTTTGACCGCTATATAGCCATCTGTAAGCCCCTACACTACAAGAGAATTCTCACACCTAAATTGATGCTGGTAATGAGTGTGGCCATCACCATCAGAGCTGTCATATTCATGACTCCATTGAGTTGGATGTTAAGTCATCTGCCTTTTTGTGGCTCCAATGTGGTTCTCCATTCCTACTGTGAACACATAGCTGTGGCCAAGCTGGCATGTGCTGACCCCATGCCCAGTAGTCTCTACAGTGTAATTGGCTCCTCCATTATTGTGGGCTCTGATGTAGCCCTCATTGCTGCCTCTTATCACCTAATTCTCCGGGCAGTATGTGGTCTGGCCTCAAAGAATGCTCAGCTGAAAGCATTAAGCACATGTGGCTCTCATGTGGGGGTTATGGCTCTGTACTATCTACCTGGGATGGCATCAATCTATGTGGCCTGGCTAGGGAGGGATACAGTGCCTCTGCATACTCAAGTACTGTTAGCTGATTTGTATCTGATCATTCCACCCACCTTAAACCCTATCATTTATGGCCTGAGGACCAAACAAATACGGAAGCGAACATGGAACTTGCTGATGAACTGCCTCTTTGACCACTCCAAGCTGGGTTCATAA
- the TRIM68 gene encoding E3 ubiquitin-protein ligase TRIM68 isoform X2 — MDPAALVEAIVEEVACPICMTFLREPVSIDCGHSFCHSCLSGLWEVPGESQNWGYTCPLCRAPVQPRNLRPNWQLANVVEKVHLLGLHPGMGLKGDVCELHGEQLKMFCKEDGLIICETCSQSSEHEAHSVVPMEDVTWEYKWKLHEALEHLRKEQDEAWKLEVDERKRTASWKIQVEIRKQSITWEFEKYRRLLKKKQPPGRQLEVEAAAALASLEQEEGETMQKLEQNHNELIQQRQALWKMIAELEERSQRPVHWMLQGIEEVLNRSKSWSLQRPETISLELKTDCRVLGLREILKTYAADVRLDPDTAYSRLVVSEDRKCVHYGDTKQNLPDNPERFYRYNIVLGSQCISSGRHYWEVEVGDRIIVKISDPSCTFVPFSGMKEGRLWISPAVAFLPHLRASIFRAVPLFLRTSADSLSHLERKVPMPVVGSGPQ; from the exons ATGGATCCTGCAGCATTGGTGGAAGCCATTGTGGAAGAAGTGGCCTGTCCCATCTGCATGACCTTTCTAAGGGAGCCTGTGAGCATCGACTGTGGCCACAGCTTCTGCCACAGCTGTCTCTCTGGACTATGGGAGGTCCCAGGAGAATCCCAGAACTGGGGTTATACCTGTCCCCTCTGCCGGGCTCCTGTCCAGCCAAGGAACCTGCGGCCTAATTGGCAGTTGGCCAATGTTGTAGAAAAAGTTCATCTGCTGGGGCTGCATCCAGGAATGGGGCTGAAGGGCGATGTGTGTGAGCTCCACGGGGAACAGCTGAAGATGTTCTGCAAAGAGGATGGCCTGATCATCTGTGAGACCTGCAGCCAGTCCTCTGAGCATGAGGCCCACAGTGTTGTGCCCATGGAGGATGTCACCTGGGAATATAAG tgGAAACTCCACGAGGCTCTGGAACATCTGAGGAAAGAGCAAGATGAGGCCTGGAAGCTGGAAGTTGATGAGAGGAAACGAACTGCCAGCTGGAAG ATACAGGTAGAAATCCGAAAGCAGAGTATTACATGGGAGTTTGAGAAATACCGGAgattactaaagaaaaaacagCCACCAGGTCGGCAACTGGAAGTAGAAGCAGCTGCAGCTCTGGCCAGCCTGgagcaggaagagggggagaCCATGCAGAAACTAGAGCAGAATCACAATGAGCTCATCCAGCAGAGACAGGCGCTGTGGAAGATGATTGCAGAGCTGGAAGAGAGATCTCAGAGGCCTGTCCACTGGATGCTACAG GGTATTGAGGAAGTCTTAAACAG GAGCAAGTCTTGGAGTCTGCAGAGGCCAGAAACAATCTCCCTGGAGCTGAAGACAGACTGCCGAGTGCTGGGGCTAAGAGAGATTTTGAAGACATATGCAG CTGATGTGCGCCTGGATCCAGACACCGCCTATTCTCGCCTCGTTGTGTCTGAGGACAGAAAATGTGTGCACTATGGAGACACCAAGCAGAATCTACCAGACAATCCTGAGAGATTTTACCGCTACAATATCGTCCTGGGAAGCCAGTGCATCTCCTCAGGCCGGCACTACTGGGAGGTGGAAGTGGGAGACAG gattattgtgaagatCTCAGATCCATCCTGTACTTTTGTCCCTTTCTCAGGGATGAAGGAAGGTAGGCTGTGGATTTCACCTGCGGTAGCCTTCCTGCCTCACCTTAGAGCTAGCATATTTAGAGCAGTGCCTTTGTTTCTTAGAACTTCTGCGGACAGTCTCAGCCATTTAGAGAGAAAGGTGCCCATGCCAGTGGTAGGCTCTGGGCCACAGTGA
- the TRIM68 gene encoding E3 ubiquitin-protein ligase TRIM68 isoform X1, with protein MDPAALVEAIVEEVACPICMTFLREPVSIDCGHSFCHSCLSGLWEVPGESQNWGYTCPLCRAPVQPRNLRPNWQLANVVEKVHLLGLHPGMGLKGDVCELHGEQLKMFCKEDGLIICETCSQSSEHEAHSVVPMEDVTWEYKWKLHEALEHLRKEQDEAWKLEVDERKRTASWKIQVEIRKQSITWEFEKYRRLLKKKQPPGRQLEVEAAAALASLEQEEGETMQKLEQNHNELIQQRQALWKMIAELEERSQRPVHWMLQGIEEVLNRSKSWSLQRPETISLELKTDCRVLGLREILKTYAADVRLDPDTAYSRLVVSEDRKCVHYGDTKQNLPDNPERFYRYNIVLGSQCISSGRHYWEVEVGDRSEWGLGVCKENVDRKEVVYLSPHYGFWVIRLRKGKEYRAGTDEYPLLSLPVPPRRVGVFLDYEAHDISFYNVTDNGSHIFTFPHYPFPGRLLPYFSPCYSIGENNTAPLAICPLDGED; from the exons ATGGATCCTGCAGCATTGGTGGAAGCCATTGTGGAAGAAGTGGCCTGTCCCATCTGCATGACCTTTCTAAGGGAGCCTGTGAGCATCGACTGTGGCCACAGCTTCTGCCACAGCTGTCTCTCTGGACTATGGGAGGTCCCAGGAGAATCCCAGAACTGGGGTTATACCTGTCCCCTCTGCCGGGCTCCTGTCCAGCCAAGGAACCTGCGGCCTAATTGGCAGTTGGCCAATGTTGTAGAAAAAGTTCATCTGCTGGGGCTGCATCCAGGAATGGGGCTGAAGGGCGATGTGTGTGAGCTCCACGGGGAACAGCTGAAGATGTTCTGCAAAGAGGATGGCCTGATCATCTGTGAGACCTGCAGCCAGTCCTCTGAGCATGAGGCCCACAGTGTTGTGCCCATGGAGGATGTCACCTGGGAATATAAG tgGAAACTCCACGAGGCTCTGGAACATCTGAGGAAAGAGCAAGATGAGGCCTGGAAGCTGGAAGTTGATGAGAGGAAACGAACTGCCAGCTGGAAG ATACAGGTAGAAATCCGAAAGCAGAGTATTACATGGGAGTTTGAGAAATACCGGAgattactaaagaaaaaacagCCACCAGGTCGGCAACTGGAAGTAGAAGCAGCTGCAGCTCTGGCCAGCCTGgagcaggaagagggggagaCCATGCAGAAACTAGAGCAGAATCACAATGAGCTCATCCAGCAGAGACAGGCGCTGTGGAAGATGATTGCAGAGCTGGAAGAGAGATCTCAGAGGCCTGTCCACTGGATGCTACAG GGTATTGAGGAAGTCTTAAACAG GAGCAAGTCTTGGAGTCTGCAGAGGCCAGAAACAATCTCCCTGGAGCTGAAGACAGACTGCCGAGTGCTGGGGCTAAGAGAGATTTTGAAGACATATGCAG CTGATGTGCGCCTGGATCCAGACACCGCCTATTCTCGCCTCGTTGTGTCTGAGGACAGAAAATGTGTGCACTATGGAGACACCAAGCAGAATCTACCAGACAATCCTGAGAGATTTTACCGCTACAATATCGTCCTGGGAAGCCAGTGCATCTCCTCAGGCCGGCACTACTGGGAGGTGGAAGTGGGAGACAGGTCAGAATGGGGCCTGGGAGTGTGTAAGGAAAATGTAGACCGGAAGGAGGTGGTCTATTTATCTCCCCACTACGGATTCTGGGTGATCAGGCTGCGGAAGGGAAAGGAGTACCGAGCAGGCACCGATGAATACCCTCTCCTGTCCTTGCCAGTCCCTCCCCGCCGGGTGGGGGTCTTCTTGGATTATGAGGCCCATGATATCTCCTTCTACAATGTGACTGACAACGGCTCCCACATTTTCACTTTCCCTCACTATCCCTTCCCTGGACGTCTCCTGCCCTACTTTAGTCCTTGCTACAGCATTGGAGAAAACAACACGGCTCCTCTGGCCATCTGCCCCTTGGATGGGGAGGACTAA